From Drosophila suzukii chromosome 2R, CBGP_Dsuzu_IsoJpt1.0, whole genome shotgun sequence, a single genomic window includes:
- the Vps28 gene encoding vacuolar protein sorting-associated protein 28 homolog: MQDQSPELYEEVKLFRNARERERYDNMADLYAIINTIQQLEKAYIRDCITPQEYTAACSKYLVQYKVAFKQVQCDEFPSVETFVKKFRLDCPAALERIREDRPITIRDDKGNTSKCIAEIVSLFITIMDKLRLQINTMDALQPDVKDLADNMNRLSLIPEDFDAKLKVEKWLGSLNEMQASDELSEGQVRQFLFDLESAYADFNKLLHSQ, from the coding sequence ATGCAGGATCAGAGTCCCGAGCTGTACGAGGAGGTGAAGCTATTCCGCAACGCCCGCGAACGCGAGAGGTACGACAACATGGCCGATCTGTACGCAATCATCAACACCATCCAGCAGCTGGAGAAGGCCTACATACGCGATTGCATTACGCCGCAGGAATACACGGCCGCCTGCTCCAAGTACCTGGTGCAGTACAAGGTGGCGTTCAAGCAGGTGCAGTGCGACGAGTTTCCCTCTGTGGAGACGTTCGTCAAGAAGTTCCGGCTGGACTGCCCGGCGGCGCTGGAGCGGATTCGCGAGGACCGACCCATCACCATACGCGACGACAAGGGCAACACCTCCAAGTGCATCGCCGAGATCGTATCGCTGTTCATCACCATCATGGACAAGTTGCGCCTGCAGATCAACACAATGGACGCCCTGCAGCCCGACGTTAAGGACCTTGCGGACAACATGAACCGCCTATCCCTCATACCGGAGGACTTCGATGCCAAGCTGAAGGTGGAGAAGTGGCTGGGCAGCCTGAACGAGATGCAAGCCTCCGACGAACTGAGCGAGGGCCAGGTTCGTCAGTTCCTCTTCGACCTGGAGTCGGCGTACGCGGACTTTAACAAGCTTCTGCACAGCCAGTAG
- the slv gene encoding sugar transporter SWEET1, protein MSAVAYDSLLSTTAVISTVFQFLSGAMICRKYIQKKSTGDSSGVPFICGFLSCSFWLRYGVLTNEQSVVLVNIIGSTLFLVYTLIYYVFTVNKRACVKQFGFSLTVLVVVIIFTNRLEDQRDRMIHVTGIVCCIVTVCFFAAPLASLLHVIRAKNSESLPLPLIATSFLVSLQWLIYGILISDSFIQIPNFLGCILSLLQLGLFVLYPPRSYSGHGYKLVEQAVPF, encoded by the exons ATGTCGGCGGTGGCCTACGACTCCCTGCTGTCAACGACGGCGGTGATCAGCACCGTCTTCCAGTTCCTCTCCGGCGC CATGATATGCCGAAAGTACATACAGAAGAAAAGCACGGGTGACTCTTCCGGAGTTCCCTTCATATGCGGCTTCTTATC GTGCAGCTTTTGGTTGCGCTATGGAGTACTAACCAACGAGCAGAGCGTTGTGCTAGTCAACATCATTGGGTCGACTCTTTTTCTGGTCTACACGCTGATATACTATGTGTTCACCGTCAACAAACGTGCCTGTGTCAAGCAGTTCGGATTCTCTTTGACCGTACTGGTTGTGGTCATTATTTTCACCAATCGGCTGGAAGATCAGCGCGATCGAATGATACACGTCACAG GAATCGTCTGCTGCATCGTGACCGTGTGTTTCTTCGCCGCCCCGCTGGCTAGTTTGCTGCATGTGATACGGGCGAAGAACTCGGAGAGCCTGCCCCTGCCCCTGATAGCCACGTCCTTTTTGGTCAGTCTGCAGTGGCTAATCTACGGCATACTGATATCGGACTCGTTCATCCAG ATACCCAACTTTCTGGGCTGCATACTGTCGCTGCTGCAGTTGGGCCTTTTTGTCCTGTACCCGCCGCGTAGTTACTCCGGCCATGGCTACAAGCTGGTCGAACAGGCGGTGCCGTTTTAG